Proteins from a single region of Amycolatopsis sp. CA-230715:
- a CDS encoding GNAT family N-acetyltransferase produces the protein MSEFEVRLARPDEFAAIGELTVAAYREDGLLEGHEDYADELRDAAGRAAGAELLAAVDAAGTVLGSVTVVPSGSAYAELARADELEFRMLGVAAAARGRGVGEALTRAVLRRAGELGRARVVLVSLDRMKAAHRLYERIGFARLPERDWAPYPGVLLLAFGYEVA, from the coding sequence ATGAGTGAGTTCGAGGTCCGGCTCGCCAGGCCGGACGAGTTCGCGGCGATCGGGGAGCTGACCGTCGCCGCGTACCGCGAAGACGGGCTGCTCGAAGGCCACGAGGACTACGCCGACGAACTGCGCGACGCCGCCGGGCGTGCCGCGGGCGCCGAACTGCTGGCCGCCGTCGACGCGGCTGGCACCGTGCTCGGTTCGGTCACGGTGGTGCCATCCGGTTCGGCGTACGCGGAGCTGGCCAGAGCGGACGAGTTGGAGTTCCGGATGCTCGGCGTCGCCGCCGCCGCGCGCGGCCGCGGCGTCGGGGAAGCGCTCACGCGCGCGGTGCTCCGCCGGGCGGGGGAGCTGGGCCGGGCCAGGGTGGTGCTGGTGAGCCTCGATCGGATGAAGGCGGCGCACCGGTTGTACGAGCGGATCGGGTTCGCCCGTCTCCCGGAGCGTGATTGGGCGCCGTACC